The Salvia miltiorrhiza cultivar Shanhuang (shh) chromosome 1, IMPLAD_Smil_shh, whole genome shotgun sequence genome has a window encoding:
- the LOC131022202 gene encoding uncharacterized protein LOC131022202: MLHYLSRHLSKSDAARLFEQLNPDQVLNCRDPRCSSQERLLDDENVQTFSYHCSTYVLIVVTDDFIGAYIKAVLTQSMCRLGSDDVHELFLSLKHEFNATDNFHLFQALSSKGEQLLQGMGVSHIATTASQSNMNVATLEEHTMKNVTESMGAGIALVHGEEKAETEARSSSVVEMDSPSEAYSQPKTKKQKYQRLAQDVRNNQSLVLASGNKRLRKTVYN, from the exons ATGTTACACTACTTGAGTCGGCACCTCTCGAAATCTGATGCTGCACGGTTGTTTGAACAACTAAATCCCGATCAGGTCCTTAACTGTAGAGATCCACGGTGCAGCTCTCAAGAGAGGCTCCTGGACGATGAAAATGTGCAAACCTTCTCTTACCATTGCAGCACGTACGTTTTGATTGTTGTCACTGATGATTTCATAG GTGCTTATATCAAAGCGGTTCTGACCCAGTCCATGTGTAGACTGGGCTCTGATGATGTCCACGAGCTTTTCCTCAGTCTCAAACATGAGTTCAATGCTACAGACAATTTTCACCTATTTCAGGCATTGTCTAGCAAAGGAGAGCAGCTACTTCAAGGCATGGGTGTCTCCCACATAGCCACAACTGCTTCACAATCGAACATGAATGTGGCTACTCTCGAGGAGCATACAATGAAGAATGTGACTGAGAGCATGGGAGCTGGAATT GCATTAGTTCATGGAGAAGAGAAGGCTGAAACTGAAGCACGGTCTAGCAGTGTTGTTGAAATGGATTCACCAAGTGAAGCATATTCACAGCCCAAGACCAAGAAGCAGAAATATCAGAGGCTGGCTCAGGATGTGAGAAATAATCAGTCATTAGTGCTAGCATCAGGAAACAAGAGACTAAGAAAAACagtatataattga
- the LOC131022183 gene encoding transcription factor LHW-like, translated as MGYLLKEGLKTLCGVNQWSYAVFWKIGCQNPKLLIWEECYYEAATCPGLPGKENADASLHDYNSSWISAEAGDKVHLLVNKMMMDSHVNIVGEGLVGRVAFTGNHQWILSENYCGDSYPPEVVKEVCQQFSAGMQTVAVVPVLPHGVVQFGSSMAIMENLGFINDVTSLILQLGYVSGALLSPNYEAKEQHAPRIGVPVGNFTSGGLSLEPNTCSFDSFNYVGNPNQFSLAGQIQNELKSSGSAHEASNSNHDGIRHQSYKFTNGGVAKAEVIIPSNSEMWKDQNTPLHAPRSALGLPSSSSPTFSHGTVRGAEQRTVSTTGSQGHFTAPNDVMHSLVANSGSIYCSDGSIIHSTLGVNGAMSSSKPVSADASLPKNEKLLHKVEPANSNSVDCFTSNSSLAYSFDSKLHHVEQSQLNDCKEGMGWHPHQGRDLPLPQFVEHLNMAELIPGGQIPYVNNSSYDDVCVQPESGDDLFDVLGADFKNKLFNSCWNSCLSDQSAPNWDNKSDLPPKKSLASSEAYSASQGNSESGIFPSDHLLEAVVSKVRPCSKQSMDDSVSCRTTLTNMSSASTPNSSLPYGRFGVSEQLKGELFGVPKYLAKVGAMSSCSLRNGSSKEESRSYSQGSSIYGSQISSWMEKDQKPKPSNSVSTGHSKKPDETGKTNRKRLKPGESPRPRPKDRQMIQDRVKELREIVPNGAKCSIDALLERTIKHMLFLQSVTKHADKLKQTGESKIISKDGGLLLKDNFEGGATWAYEVGSQSMVCPIIVEDLNQPHQMLVEMLCEERGLFLEIADIIRGLGLTILKGVMETRNDKIWARFAVEANRDVTRMEIFISLVRLLEQSSKGSNPQQNNGISNDNNLMPQQFHHAAPVPLTARSRSLQ; from the exons ATGGGGTATTTGTTGAAAGAGGGTTTGAAGACTCTTTGTGGGGTTAATCAGTGGTCTTATGCTGTTTTCTGGAAGATTGGCTGCCAAAATCCCAA GCTTTTGATTTGGGAAGAATGTTACTACGAGGCTGCAACGTGTCCGGGCCTACCGGGAAAGGAGAATGCAGATGCCAGTCTTCACGACTACAACTCATCTTGGATCTCAGCAGAAGCAGGGGACAAGGTGCATTTGCTCGTGAACAAGATGATGATGGACAGCCATGTTAATATTGTGGGAGAAGG GTTAGTTGGAAGGGTTGCATTTACGGGTAACCATCAGTGGATCCTATCTGAGAATTACTGCGGCGACTCTTACCCACCAGAG GTTGTGAAAGAGGTGTGCCAGCAGTTTTCAGCTGGTATGCAG ACAGTGGCAGTTGTTCCTGTTCTTCCCCATGGCGTCGTGCAGTTTGGTTCGTCCATGGCA ATAATGGAGAATTTGGGGTTTATCAATGATGTAACATCATTAATACTTCAGCTAGGATATGTATCTGGTGCACTACTGTCACCAAATTATGAAGCAAAAGAGCAACATGCTCCAAGAATTGGGGTTCCAGTGGGGAATTTCACTTCTGGAGGCTTGTCTCTCGAGCCGAACACTTGCTCGTTCGACTCTTTTAACTACGTAGGGAACCCGAACCAGTTCTCCCTGGCTGGACAAATCCAAAACGAGCTCAAGTCAAGTGGCTCGGCACATGAAGCCTCAAACTCGAACCATGATGGAATCAGGCACCAAAGCTACAAATTCACAAATGGTGGTGTGGCAAAAGCTGAGGTTATCATCCCCTCGAATTCTGAGATGTGGAAGGACCAAAATACCCCTCTGCATGCGCCTAGGTCTGCTTTAGGTCTACCTTCGAGCAGTTCACCTACTTTCAGCCACGGCACAGTAAGAGGCGCAGAGCAGAGAACGGTGTCCACCACTGGCAGTCAGGGCCATTTTACCGCCCCCAACGATGTCATGCATTCACTGGTTGCGAATTCTGGCTCGATTTACTGCTCTGATGGTTCTATTATTCACTCAACATTAGGAGTAAATGGCGCGATGAGCAGCAGTAAACCAGTATCAGCGGATGCCAGCCTGCCTAAAAACGAAAAGCTTCTTCATAAAGTGGAGCCTGCAAACTCTAACTCAGTTGACTGTTTCACATCTAATTCTTCACTCGCTTATAGCTTCGACAGCAAACTTCACCACGTCGAGCAAAGTCAGTTGAACGACTGCAAGGAAGGGATGGGGTGGCATCCACATCAAGGCCGTGATTTGCCTCTGCCTCAATTTGTTGAGCATCTAAACATGGCTGAGCTTATTCCTGGAGGTCAAATTCCTTATGTAAACAACTCCAGTTATGATGATGTATGCGTCCAACCTGAATCGGGAGATGACTTGTTCGATGTTTTGGGGGCCGATTTCAAGAATAAACTTTTTAACAGTTGCTGGAATAGTTGTTTAAGTGATCAATCAGCCCCAAACTGGGATAATAAAAGTGATCTGCCGCCTAAGAAGAGCCTTGCTTCTTCAGAAGCATATTCTGCTAGCCAAGGAAACTCAGAAAGTGGGATTTTCCCATCCGACCATCTCTTGGAGGCCGTGGTTTCTAAGGTTCGACCTTGCAGTAAGCAGAGCATGGACGACAGTGTTTCCTGCAGAACGACGTTAACAAATATGAGTAGCGCCTCCACGCCCAACAGTTCACTTCCTTATGGCCGATTTGGGGTTTCTGAACAATTGAAGGGAGAGTTGTTTGGTGTCCCTAAATATCTGGCAAAGGTAGGGGCAATGAGTTCTTGCTCGTTGAGAAATGGGTCCTCCAAGGAAGAATCGAGATCCTATTCCCAAGGAAGCTCCATTTACGGGTCACAGATAAGCTCATGGATGGAGAAGGATCAAAAACCAAAGCCAAGTAACAGTGTGTCTACTGGACACTCTAAGAAACCAGATGAAACGGGCAAAACAAACCGCAAGCGCCTTAAACCGGGAGAAAGCCCGAGGCCTAGACCAAAAGATCGCCAAATGATCCAGGATCGCGTCAAGGAGCTTAGGGAGATTGTGCCAAATGGGGCGAAG TGTAGCATTGATGCTCTGCTCGAACGTACCATCAAACACATGCTTTTCTTGCAAAGTGTCACGAAACATGCAGACAAGCTAAAGCAAACCGGAGAGTCTAAG ATTATTAGCAAGGATGGAGGTTTGCTTTTGAAAGACAACTTTGAAGGAGGAGCTACATGGGCATACGAAGTAGGTTCACAATCTATGGTCTGTCCGATCATAGTTGAGGATCTTAATCAGCCTCATCAAATGCTAGTTGAG ATGCTCTGTGAGGAAAGAGGTCTGTTTCTAGAAATAGCAGACATAATCAGAGGACTGGGCCTAACCATCCTAAAGGGAGTCATGGAGACACGGAATGACAAGATATGGGCACGGTTTGCTGTAGAG GCAAATAGGGATGTGACGAGGATGGAAATCTTCATCTCATTAGTCCGTCTCTTGGAGCAGAGCTCAAAAGGCAGCAATCCTCAACAGAATAATGGCATCAGCAACGACAACAACCTAATGCCTCAACAGTTCCACCATGCCGCCCCAGTTCCCTTGACTGCTAGATCCCGTAGCTTACAGTGA